GTTTTGGTGCTAAAGAATTAACAGCCATCGGTTGGGCACTTGATATTGATAGTGTTTATCAGGCTATCCATGATCACATTCGCTTTTAGGAGGGAATTATGACAAAACAATTAACCATTGCCTTGACAAAAGGGCGAATTGAAAAGGATACGGTCAAATTACTTGAAAGAGCGGGTTTTGACATGTCTTTCATGGCTGATAAGGGCCGTAATCTGATTTTTGAAAGTCCAGATAAAAGCTTTCGTTTTCTGCTTGTTAAGGCACCAGATGTCACAACCTATGTTCGTCATGGTGTAGCTGATATTGGTGTTGTGGGAAAAGATGTTCTGATCGAACATCCAACAGGTTACTTGGAAATGCTGGATCTCAATTTTGGACTTTGCAAATTTTCAGTAGCCTCCACACCAGATTATAATCCTAGTGATCATAAACGCAAGCGGATTGCAACCAAATATCCAACAGTTGCCAGAGACTTTTTTAATCAAAAAGGGGAGGATGTTGAAATTATTTCTATTCAAGGAAGTGTGGAAATTGCCCCTGTTATTGGTTTAGCGGATGCCATTGTCGATATTGTTGAGACAGGCAATACACTAGTCGCTAATGGCTTGGAAGTCTTTGAAGATATTTGTCGTATTTCAGCTCGCATGATTGTCAATAAGGCCAGTTTGAAAAATAAACCAGAATTATTGGCTTTCATCAAGAAAATGGAAGACCTTGTCGGTGATAGAGAGGTGGCTTTTAAATGAAACGTTTAACAGGAACAAATGAAGAGATTTCTAACATTTTATATCAAGAGCAGCTGGAACTCAGCAAGGAAAATTTAGATGTTGAAGCGACTGTTCGTGAGATTATCGAAAAAGTCAAAGAAGAAGGTGATGAGGCTTTACGAGCTTATTCTGAAAAATTTGATCATGTTGTATTATCTGAATTGCACGTTTCGGATCAAGTTGTCAATGAAGCTTTTGACAAGATTGATAAAGATGTTCTCACAGCACTTGAAAATGCAAAAGCTAATATTGAATCTTACCATAAGCAACAATTAGAAGGAGGTTTTGAAGATCAGCCCTCTCAAGGGGTGCTTCGCGGACAGCTGATTCGTCCCATTGAGCGCGTTGGTGTCTATGTTCCCGGTGGAACAGCAGCTTATCCATCATCTGTACTCATGAATGTTATTCCAGCTAAAATTGCTGGTGTGAAAGAAATCATTATGATTACACCGCCGCAGGAACATTTTGTCCCAGCTATTTTGGTTGCTGCCAAACTGGCCGGTGTTGATAAAATTTATCAGGTTGGCGGTGCCCAAGGAATTGCAGCTTTGGCTTATGGCACACAAACACTGCCTAAAGTGGATAAGATTACAGGCCCGGGCAATATCTTTGTAGCAACTGCTAAAAAGTTGGTTTATGGTGTGGTAGGCATTGATATGATTGCTGGACCATCGGAAATTGGTGTCATCGCAGATAGTACAGCCAATCCTGTTTATGTGGCTGCTGATTTGCTGTCTCAAGCAGAACATGATATACGTGCCCGTGCTATTCTCGTGACTAACTCAGCTGAATTGGCTGATGCGGTTGAATTAGAAATTGAAAAGCAGTTGCAAACCTTGCCACGTCAAGCTATCGCTCGTCCTTCAATTGAAAATAATGGTCGAATTATTATTGCCCAAGATGTGGAGAGCATGTTTGAACTCATGAATTTAGTGGCGCCAGAGCACTTAGAAATTGCTATAGATAAAGCTTATGATTATTTGGAACGGGTACAAAATGCTGGTTCGATTTTCCTTGGACATTACACCAGTGAACCAATTGGTGATTATTATGCTGGTGCCAACCATGTGCTGCCGACAACAGCTACCAGTCGTTTTTCATCAGCACTTGGTGTGCATGACTTTGTCAAACGCATCCAATACACGCAATACAGTAAGGCTGCCGTTAATGCAGCTGAAAAAGGCATTACAACCCTTGCCTATGCCGAAGGTTTGCAGGCACATGCCAGAGCAATTGAGGTGAGAAATGACAAAAACTAAGGGACTTTTGGTCATGGATGTTGACTCTACCCTTGTTCAGGAAGAAGTCATTGATCTTCTTGGAGATGAGGCTGGAGTTGGTCAGCAAGTTGCCGATATTACCGAGCGGGCCATGCGAGGGGGGTTGGACTTTCGTCAGGCACTTGAGGAGCGTGTGGCAACCTTGGAAGGATTACCAGAATCTATTGTTGACAAGGTTTATGCCCGCATTCATTTCAATAAAAATGCCAAGGAATTGGTGGCGGAATTGCATGCGCGTGGTTACAAAGTCGGTCTGGTTTCAGGTGGCTTTCATGAGACAGTCGACAGATTAGCAGCAGAAGCTGGCATTGATTATGTTAAGGCTAACCATTTAGAAGTCGTTGATGGTGTCCTGACTGGCAAAACATACGGAGATATTGTGACCAAGGAAATCAAAGTACAAAAGCTCCGCGATTGGGCAGCAGAAAATGAACTTGTCCTTTCACAAACCATTGCCATGGGTGATGGTGCCAATGACTTGCCCATGATTCATGAGGCAGGAATCGGTATTGCCTTTTGTGCCAAACCAATTGTCCGCCAACAAGCACCCTACCAAATCAATGAACCAGATTTGTACAAAGTGATTGAAATATTAGATGAGGTGAAAAAATGAGACAAGCAAAAATCGAACGCAATACCTTTGAAACCAAGATTAAGCTGAGTTTGAATTTAGATACACAGGAACCTGTGGATATTCAGACAGGCGTGGGCTTTTTTGACCATATGCTAACCCTTTTTGCTCGTCATGGACGGATGTCCTTGGTGGTTAAGGCTGATGGCGATTTGCATGTGGATAGTCATCATACGGTGGAAGATGTCGGTATTGCTCTTGGTCAAGCCCTGCGCCAAGCCTTGGGAGATAAGGTAGGTATTAACCGTTATGGGACAAGTTTTGTGCCCATGGACGAAACCTTGGGCATGGCCAGCCTTGACCTGTCCGGCCGTTCTTATTTGGTTTTTGATGCGGAATTTGACAATCCGAAATTAGGCAATTTTGATACTGAATTGGTAGAAGAATTCTTCCAAGCTCTTGCTTTTAATGTTCAAATGAATCTGCATTTAAAGATTTTGCATGGTAAGAATAACCACCACAAGGCAGAAAGTCTCTTTAAAGCAACTGGCCGTGCGCTTCGTGAAGCAGTGACCATCAATCCAGAAATTAAGGGCGTTAATTCTACAAAAGGGATGCTTTAAGATAAGGTGAATTCCGTGAGAAAAATTTTTTCAAGTTTGACACTTCTTTTTCGTTTTGTCTTGGAGGTTTCGGCAATAATTGGTTTAGCCGCAGCAGCATTTTGTGAGTACAGTCTGGTAGTCAGAGTTTTATATCCTTTCTTGGGACTGATTATTGCTCTCATTTGGTCTCGCTATGGTGCTCCGAAGTCTACTAATAGCCTGAAGGGAAGAGCTAAATTCGCTCTGGAATGTTTCGTCTACGGTCTGACCATTTTCTGTTTTGCGATGATTTATGATCAAACTTTTACTCTTATTTTTGCGCTGATAGTAGTCATTGATTTAACTGCTATGTATGCTTTGGATTTAGAGAGAAAGGAGACCTTATGATTATAGTTATTGATTACGACGCAGGCAATACCGCTAATGTCCTGCGGGCTTTGGATAAACTTGGTGTCAAGGCAGAACTATCAGCGGATCCGCAAAAGATTGTGGCAGCTTCAGGTTTGATTTTGCCAGGAGTTGGTGCCTTTCCAGCTGCCATGGCTGAACTTGAAAAAAGAGGCCTTGTGACTGTTATCAAAGAAGCTGTTGCCAAAGGAATACCCCTTTTAGGCATTTGTCTGGGTATGCAATTATTAGTGGAAAAAGGTTTGGAACACTGTGAGACAGCTGGTTTTGGCTTTATTTCTGGTATTTGTCGAGAAATTTCAGCTAAAGCTGGTTTTCCTGTTCCCCATATGGGCTGGAATGATTTGCAGGTCAAGCAGAAGTCAGCTTTGACAGCCGGTTTGCAAGGTCAGGCTGTCTATTTCGTGCATAGCTACTTTACAGATGTCCCCCAAGAATACATTGATGTGACGGTTGACTATTCTATTGAAGTACCAGCCATGATTCACAAGGATAATGTCTACGGCGCTCAGTTCCACCCTGAAAAATCGGGTGATGTCGGACTAGGTATTCTCAAAAAATTTGTGGATTTGTGTGACTGATGGAAATAAAATTAGAAAGAACGGTTCATTCAAACATTTTTTGAACCGAACCCGAGCTAAAGTCTAGGAATGACCACGTTATTTCTGACTAGATAATTAAGAAAGAGAAAGGAAATGAGTTCGAGCTAAAAGCTCGCTTACTTGACTAAACTATATAGAAAGGAAAGTTCAGTTAGATTTTTCGAACTGAACCCGAGCTAAAAGCATCGAGAAAAAGATAAACTTCCTAGTGACAAAGTCACGTCGTCAGTTTCCTATTTTCTTCTTGCTTTCTTAACGCTCTTGGTATCTTAATTATGCAAATTCTTCCAGCTATCGATATTAAAAACGGTCATGCTGTCCGCCTTGTCAAGGGGGATTTTGAGCAAGAGACGGTTGTTAATGATAATGTTCTCGACCAAGCTAGTATTTTCATGGAAGCAGGTATCCAATACATCCATGTTGTCGATTTGGATGGTGCACTTGAAGGTCGGGCTGCTAATCGTGATTTAATTGCCAAGATTAAAGAAATGACAGGCTTGGCTATTGAAGTCGGCGGTGGTATTCGCACCATTGAACAAATTGAAGATTATTTATCTGTCGGTATTAATCGTGTGATTATTGGTTCTATGGCAGTTAAGCATCCCCAATTTGTCAAGGAAGCTCTGGATAAATTTGGCAGCGATAAAATTGTTGTTGGTATTGATGCTAAAAATGGGATGGTAGCTACAGAAGGTTGGCTGGAGACTAGCACCGTTGATTACATCAGCCTAGCTTTAGAGATGGAAAAAATGGGTGTCAGACTTTTTGTCTATACTGACGTTGACCGTGATGGCACATTGACAGGCCCCAATTTTGAGCATTATGAGAAACTAATTGCTCACTTGACAAGTGCCAAGGTTATTGCCTCAGGTGGTATCCATGCCCTGTCAGATTTGCAACAATTAGAAAAGATTGGTGTTGCCGGAACCATTGTCGGCAAAGCTTATTATAATGGCGATATTAGTCTAAAAGAATTAAGAGAATTTGAGGGTTAGCCATGTTAAAAAAACGGATTATTCCTTGCCTAGATGTCAAGGATGGACGCGTCGTTAAGGGTGTTAATTTTGTTAATCTGACTGATGTTGGTGATCCTGTTGATGCTGCGCGTGCTTATTATGAAGCGGGTTGTGATGAACTGGTCTTTTTAGATATTACAGCAACCTCGGACAATCGAGAAACGACAGTGGATATGGTAAGGCATGTAGCGGACCAAGTCTTTATTCCCTTTACCGTTGGCGGTGGTATTCGTTCAGTTGATGATATGAATAAAATGCTCAAGGCTGGTGCCGATAAGGTCGCTGTTAATTCATCGGCTATCGCCAATCCCCAGTTAATCAAGGATTGTGCTGAGAAATTTGGCAGTCAATGCGTGGTCGTTG
This region of Streptococcus mutans genomic DNA includes:
- the hisH gene encoding imidazole glycerol phosphate synthase subunit HisH, which gives rise to MIIVIDYDAGNTANVLRALDKLGVKAELSADPQKIVAASGLILPGVGAFPAAMAELEKRGLVTVIKEAVAKGIPLLGICLGMQLLVEKGLEHCETAGFGFISGICREISAKAGFPVPHMGWNDLQVKQKSALTAGLQGQAVYFVHSYFTDVPQEYIDVTVDYSIEVPAMIHKDNVYGAQFHPEKSGDVGLGILKKFVDLCD
- the serB gene encoding phosphoserine phosphatase SerB: MTKTKGLLVMDVDSTLVQEEVIDLLGDEAGVGQQVADITERAMRGGLDFRQALEERVATLEGLPESIVDKVYARIHFNKNAKELVAELHARGYKVGLVSGGFHETVDRLAAEAGIDYVKANHLEVVDGVLTGKTYGDIVTKEIKVQKLRDWAAENELVLSQTIAMGDGANDLPMIHEAGIGIAFCAKPIVRQQAPYQINEPDLYKVIEILDEVKK
- the hisA gene encoding 1-(5-phosphoribosyl)-5-[(5-phosphoribosylamino)methylideneamino]imidazole-4-carboxamide isomerase, giving the protein MQILPAIDIKNGHAVRLVKGDFEQETVVNDNVLDQASIFMEAGIQYIHVVDLDGALEGRAANRDLIAKIKEMTGLAIEVGGGIRTIEQIEDYLSVGINRVIIGSMAVKHPQFVKEALDKFGSDKIVVGIDAKNGMVATEGWLETSTVDYISLALEMEKMGVRLFVYTDVDRDGTLTGPNFEHYEKLIAHLTSAKVIASGGIHALSDLQQLEKIGVAGTIVGKAYYNGDISLKELREFEG
- the hisB gene encoding imidazoleglycerol-phosphate dehydratase HisB codes for the protein MRQAKIERNTFETKIKLSLNLDTQEPVDIQTGVGFFDHMLTLFARHGRMSLVVKADGDLHVDSHHTVEDVGIALGQALRQALGDKVGINRYGTSFVPMDETLGMASLDLSGRSYLVFDAEFDNPKLGNFDTELVEEFFQALAFNVQMNLHLKILHGKNNHHKAESLFKATGRALREAVTINPEIKGVNSTKGML
- the hisF gene encoding imidazole glycerol phosphate synthase subunit HisF; translation: MLKKRIIPCLDVKDGRVVKGVNFVNLTDVGDPVDAARAYYEAGCDELVFLDITATSDNRETTVDMVRHVADQVFIPFTVGGGIRSVDDMNKMLKAGADKVAVNSSAIANPQLIKDCAEKFGSQCVVVAIDARKEADDSWHVYIAGGRKDTGIDLLSWVKEAVQLGAGEILLTSMDKDGTKSGFDLDMLNAVAQLADIPIIASGGAGNMEHMVEVFEKTPATGALAASIFHYGEVSIADTKKAMKEHGIEVR
- the hisG gene encoding ATP phosphoribosyltransferase, encoding MTKQLTIALTKGRIEKDTVKLLERAGFDMSFMADKGRNLIFESPDKSFRFLLVKAPDVTTYVRHGVADIGVVGKDVLIEHPTGYLEMLDLNFGLCKFSVASTPDYNPSDHKRKRIATKYPTVARDFFNQKGEDVEIISIQGSVEIAPVIGLADAIVDIVETGNTLVANGLEVFEDICRISARMIVNKASLKNKPELLAFIKKMEDLVGDREVAFK
- the hisD gene encoding histidinol dehydrogenase; protein product: MKRLTGTNEEISNILYQEQLELSKENLDVEATVREIIEKVKEEGDEALRAYSEKFDHVVLSELHVSDQVVNEAFDKIDKDVLTALENAKANIESYHKQQLEGGFEDQPSQGVLRGQLIRPIERVGVYVPGGTAAYPSSVLMNVIPAKIAGVKEIIMITPPQEHFVPAILVAAKLAGVDKIYQVGGAQGIAALAYGTQTLPKVDKITGPGNIFVATAKKLVYGVVGIDMIAGPSEIGVIADSTANPVYVAADLLSQAEHDIRARAILVTNSAELADAVELEIEKQLQTLPRQAIARPSIENNGRIIIAQDVESMFELMNLVAPEHLEIAIDKAYDYLERVQNAGSIFLGHYTSEPIGDYYAGANHVLPTTATSRFSSALGVHDFVKRIQYTQYSKAAVNAAEKGITTLAYAEGLQAHARAIEVRNDKN
- a CDS encoding YrdB family protein; the encoded protein is MRKIFSSLTLLFRFVLEVSAIIGLAAAAFCEYSLVVRVLYPFLGLIIALIWSRYGAPKSTNSLKGRAKFALECFVYGLTIFCFAMIYDQTFTLIFALIVVIDLTAMYALDLERKETL